In Beggiatoa leptomitoformis, the genomic window ACGGCAACACTCATCGGTTTAAGTGATTACAATGAACGGTTAACCCTTTGGAAACGATTACGTTTAGGTGGGCTTTTACTCTTCCAAGCTATCCCCTTAATGCTTGTGCTATTTATCTTCTTTCCACGTGTTGCAGGTCCTTTATGGGGAATACCAAAAGATGCTTTTAGTGGTGTCACGGGCTTAACAAACAATATGTTGCTGGGAAATATCAGTGAATTAACGGTTTCTGATGAAATTGCATTTCGGGCTAAATTTGAAAATGACAAGATTCCCAGTCATCAAGAACGATATTGGCGCGGTCCCGTCTTTTCTTATACCGATGGGAAAGAATGGAAAAGTGATGTAGAAAAAAATATGATTGTACAAAATCGCCAACTTACCTTTTTAGATACCCCTTACACTTATACCGTCACACTAGAGCCACATAATCAACGCTGGGTATTTGCCCTAGACATGCCCACAAAAACCCCTGACAGTACATTCAGCAATCAAAAATATGAAATAACAACGTTTTACCCTGTTCGCCAACGGATGCGTTATCAAGTAACTTCATATACACACTATCGCGCTGAATTAGCGGATGAACAGCTACTTAAACTCAATTTAACATTACCTGCCAATATGCACCCGCGCGCGAAGGCACTTGCAAAACAGTGGCAACAAGAAAACCCCGACCCACTCGCTATTGCACAACGGGCGTTACAATACTTTAATCAAGAACCCTTTCATTACACCCTAACGCCTCTCACTATTAATAAAGACCCTGTTGATGAGTTTTTATTTGAGACCCGCGAAGGATTTTGCGAACATTATGCGGCGGCTTTTACCGTTTTAATGCGCGCAGCAGGCATACCCGCACGTATTGTGACAGGTTATCAAGGCGGAGAATTCAATTCGGTTGGTAATTACTTGGTTGTACGACAACGCGATGCACACGCATGGAGTGAAATTTGGATAGCAGGAACAGGCTGGGTACGAATAGAACCAACAGGTGCAGTCGCTCCAGAGCGTATTGAACGCGGTGCAACCGCAACGTTTGCAAGTAATTTTGATACTTTTGCAGGGTTCGAAATGGATAATAATTCCCAGTTAGGAACATTCTGGCGACAACTGCAAGAAAATTGGGATGCACTCAATAATGACTGGAATCAATGGGTACTTGGTTATGATAACAGTCGACAAAAAGAGTTTTTTAGCAATGTAGGGATTAAAGATGCGACATGGCAAAACATGACTATTGCACTGGTCGTGTTAGTGGCAACGCTATTATTGGGTATTAGTTTATGGCTACTCAAACGTGCGCAACGTTATCGTGACCCTGTACAACAATTATACTACCGTTTTTGTCAGCAACTTGCTCGTGCAGGTATTACACATCACGCCAGTGAACCACCTTTAAAATTAAGCCAGCGTGCAACGACATTACGACCTGATTTAGCACAACCCATTCAAAAAATCATCACTCTCTACATTGCAGTACGTTATCGCAGTCAAATAGACCTATTACCCGCTTTACAAAAAGCCATTAGACAATTTCACTCTTAGATAATCTTATTTAATACAAGGAGTTATTGCTAAAAAATAATACGGATATCACCCGTTTCAAGTGGTGTTATCCGTTTTAGAAATTGTCTGAATCAGAATTTTTAGGATTAGCCGAAGGTTTAGAATTTAAAGGCGGGAGAAAACAATATTTTTATGTCTGGTTATTAGCGAATTCTGATGTTGACAGTCTTCATGTTCCCTATCTTGTCCTACCCTAATTTTAACCGCTTTGCAATTTTGCTAAATAAACTGTTTTTTTCCGTAACCACTTTTGGCGCGACGACAGCGGCAGCTTTTGTGGGATTAATTAATAATAATCCTGTTGCAAAACAAGCATTATAAAAGCCTGCAACAACATCCCATTCTATTTGAAAACGCTGTGCAATTTCTTGTAGGGTTAATGTTTGCCCTGTCATAATGGTTGTTAATTTCATGTGGATGGGCTGAAAGTCTAAACGAGACAAATTAGGCCATGCTTTTAAACGGACAGGAACATCACTTTTATGTGTAGCAATTAATTGTCCTTTTGAACCATAAACAGCCGCACTCCATAAGACACTAGCAAAGGGAATAATCAACTGTCCTTTTGCTAAAATATCAACATCAGTGTCAGATAACCTTGTGCTACTGATGACAGGGGCTTCTCCATGTGTCATTTTGCGCAAGGTTTCACGCGAGGCAGACGTTGCAACAATGCCTTTCTCTGGGTCAACAAATAAAGGCGAATGGGGCGGACAAAAAATTTGCATACATTGTTTTTCTGTTTGCGCTTTTAATAAAACAAAAAACAAGTTGTTGTCTAACTCAGCCAGTTTAACAGGCGGAGGAATAACGAAGGGTTTGATTTTTTTATCAGCATCATCAGCCTCAGCCGTTGATGTGGGTGCTTGACGAGCAGGTACTTTAGTTGAATTTTGCAACTCGTTATGTAAATCAAAAATGACATCACGCAAGGTTTGCACGCGCACAGGTTTTCTTAAAACGGGATAGCGATGTTCATTCAATGCATTGTTCGATAAAATCAACATGCCACGTCCGCTGCGTCCATTAAATTGATTATAAAACGTTTGCCCATCGGGATTATCCACATCAACAATCACAATATGACCGCTTACATCTTCTTTATTTAAAATATTGGCGTGGAGGTCATTATGTTTTGCTAATAGACCCGTCGCTACCTTGAGCACAGCCTGATCGGTTGCTCCCAAATCAACATAAGAAATTGTCAAATTGGCTTCAGGCATTATCGTTTCCTGTGTCATTGGTTTTGTTAGCGGCATTATTTGGTTGTGCGATATTGGCGAGCATTGCGATCCCAGTTAGACCTGTAGGATTTACATATCTTTAATAATATCAGTCCCTGCGGGTGGCGTGAAAATAAATAAATCTTCATCAACAGTCAGGTTTTTTTGCATTTTACTAAAGCTAATTAGGCTTTTTTGTCCTAAATTATCCTGTAATTCCAATTTCTGTAACGTGTCATTTTCGAGGGTTAGTATCAATTTTTCAAACTGTGGTTGTTCCCCTTTTGGGCGGATTTCTAACACAATGATACCACTTGTTGCAGATAACCGTTTTACAGTGAAATTTTCATTTACATTGGTTTCGCTGGTCAACAACAGCGCAGGGGTTTGACCTAAGGCTTTATCTAAGGCTTTAACCGTGACTTGCTCTAAATCAGCATCATGAATCCAAACACGTTCCCCATCAGCAATAATAAGTTGTTCATAAGGGGATTTATAAAACCAGCGAAATTTACCAGGGCGTTTAATATACATTTCACCGCTGGAACTTTGTAATAATTCACCATTTTCAGCATAAAGGACTTGGGTAAATTCTGCGTGTAATGTCTTAAAGTTATTTAAAAATGCGTCTAGTGCGTCGTCTGCTTTTAAGGATTGGGAAAGTAATAATAAAATTACAAACCAATAATAATTCGTTCTCATGTGTTGAATGCGACCTGTTAAAACGATAAGGGGTTGAAACTATACACTGCTTTGATAGACAAAAGCACAATTTTTATAAGGACACTAAAGTAAACTATATAATTTAACTATTGTATTTCGTCTATGCAATATCCACACCATAGAAAACTGGGGGATATGAAATTAATAATTTATAATCAATTAAATAGGAATATAACACTTTTTACAACCTGAAAATAATCATCTGAACAAGCAGATTAAACTGTACAGCTTAACGCAAAACTTAAACCGAATTTACACTAAACATAATGGGAACGAATAAATTCATATTCCACAAAATAGCCAACCTATATTCAGGTTTGTTATGTTATGCCCTCATCACTTGTGACATTTTCCCCCCATTGACTCGCAGAGCAACGCATGACTGATATCACTCATTCTCTACAAACAAGCGTACAAACAGCTTATGCACAACACACACCACTACAAATTGTTGGCGGTCAGAGTAAAACTTTTTATGGACGCG contains:
- a CDS encoding transglutaminase TgpA family protein; amino-acid sequence: MINFFTPAPIFPRIATLNWLLVSLIMVILPHVSRLPLWTSLFFILFLLWRFLGTAKQYGLPSQLLKTLFACLVVVGILYTYRTLFGRDPGVALLVALCSLKMIEMHNQRDALLICFLGYFLIITNFLYSQTILTALYMFIVMLVMTATLIGLSDYNERLTLWKRLRLGGLLLFQAIPLMLVLFIFFPRVAGPLWGIPKDAFSGVTGLTNNMLLGNISELTVSDEIAFRAKFENDKIPSHQERYWRGPVFSYTDGKEWKSDVEKNMIVQNRQLTFLDTPYTYTVTLEPHNQRWVFALDMPTKTPDSTFSNQKYEITTFYPVRQRMRYQVTSYTHYRAELADEQLLKLNLTLPANMHPRAKALAKQWQQENPDPLAIAQRALQYFNQEPFHYTLTPLTINKDPVDEFLFETREGFCEHYAAAFTVLMRAAGIPARIVTGYQGGEFNSVGNYLVVRQRDAHAWSEIWIAGTGWVRIEPTGAVAPERIERGATATFASNFDTFAGFEMDNNSQLGTFWRQLQENWDALNNDWNQWVLGYDNSRQKEFFSNVGIKDATWQNMTIALVVLVATLLLGISLWLLKRAQRYRDPVQQLYYRFCQQLARAGITHHASEPPLKLSQRATTLRPDLAQPIQKIITLYIAVRYRSQIDLLPALQKAIRQFHS
- the lolA gene encoding outer membrane lipoprotein chaperone LolA, whose amino-acid sequence is MRTNYYWFVILLLLSQSLKADDALDAFLNNFKTLHAEFTQVLYAENGELLQSSSGEMYIKRPGKFRWFYKSPYEQLIIADGERVWIHDADLEQVTVKALDKALGQTPALLLTSETNVNENFTVKRLSATSGIIVLEIRPKGEQPQFEKLILTLENDTLQKLELQDNLGQKSLISFSKMQKNLTVDEDLFIFTPPAGTDIIKDM